Genomic segment of Streptomyces brevispora:
GCGACGTATTCGTTCCTGCCGGTGATCGAGGCCTACGCCTCGAAGGCCGGGGTCACCGTGGAGAGCCGTGACATCTCCCTGGCGGGCCGGATCATCGCCAGTTTCCCCGACCACCTCCAGGAGAACCAGCGCATCGAGGACGCGCTCGCCGAGCTTGGCGCGCTGGCCACGACTCCCGGGGCCAACATCATCAAGCTGCCGAACGTCTCGGCCTCGATCCCGCAGCTGAAGGCCGCGATCGCCGAGCTCCAGGCGCAGGGCTACGCGCTGCCGGACTACCCGGACGACCCGAAGTCCGACGCGGAGAAGGACACCCGCGCGCGTTACGACAAGATCAAGGGCAGCGCGGTCAACCCCGTCCTGCGTGAGGGCAACTCCGACCGCCGCGCCCCCGCGTCGGTCAAGAACTACGCCAAGGCGCACCCGCACCGCATGGGCGCCTGGACCGCCGACTCGAAGACGAACGTCGCGACCATGGGCGCCGACGACTTCCGCTCCACCGAGAAGTCCGCGGTGATCGCCGACGCGGGCTCCCTGCGCATCGAGCTCATCGGTGACGACGGCACCACCACCGTGCTGCGCGAGTCGGTACCGGTGCTCGCGGGCGAGGTCGTGGACGCCGCCGTCATGCGTGTCGCCGCGCTGCGCGAGTTCTTCACCGAGCAGGTCGCCCGCGCCAAGGCCGAGGGCGTGCTGTTCTCGGTGCACCTCAAGGCCACCATGATGAAGGTCTCCGACCCGATCATCTTCGGCCACGTGGTCCGCGCCTTCTTCCCGAACACGTTCGCCAAGTACGGCGAGGCGCTCATCGCCGCGGGCCTGTCCCCGAACGACGGTCTCGGCGGGATCCTCAAGGGCCTGGACGCGGTGCCTGACATCGGTGCCGAGATCAAGGCCTCGTTCGAGGCCGAGCTCGCCGAGGGCCCCGCCCTGGCGATGGTCGACTCCGACAAGGGCATCACCAACCTGCACGTCCCCAGCGACGTCATCGTGGACGCCTCGATGCCGGCCATGATCCGCACCTCCGGTCACATGTGGGGCCCGGACGGCGAAGAGGCCGACACCCTCGCCGTGCTGCCCGACAGCAGCTACTCGGGCGTCTACCAGGTCGTCATCGACGACTGCCGTGCCAACGGCGCCTACGACCCGGCCACGATGGGGTCGGTGTCCAACGTCGGTCTGATGGCGCAGAAGGCCGAGGAGTACGGCAGCCACGACAAGACCTTCGAGATCCCCACCACCGGCACGGTGCGGGTCGTCGACGGCAACGGCGATGCCGTCCTGGAGCAGGTCGTCGGCGCCGGTGACATCTTCCGTATGTGCCAGGCCAAGGACCTGCCCATCCAGGACTGGGTGAAGCTCGCCGTCACCCGCGCCCGCGCGACCGGCAACCCGGCCGTGTTCTGGCTCGACGAGGACCGGGCGCACGACGCCAAGCTCATCGAGAAGGTCAAGACCTACCTGGCCGACCACGACACCGACGGTCTCCGGATCGAGATCATGTCGCCGGTGAAGGCCACCGCGTTCTCCCTGGAGCGCATCCGCCGCGGCGAGGACACCATCTCGGTCACCGGCAACGTCCTGCGTGACTACCTGACCGACCTGTTCCCGATCCTCGAGCTCGGCACCAGCGCGAAGATGCTCTCCATCGTCCCGCTGATGAACGGCGGCGGCCTGTTCGAGACGGGCGCCGGCGGTTCCGCGCCGAAGCACGTGCAGCAGCTCGTCAAGGAGAACTACCTGCGCTGGGACAGCCTGGGTGAGTTCCTCGCCCTCGCCGTCAGCTTCGAGCACCTCGCGCAGACCACGGACAACGCCGGTGCCCAGGTCCTCGCGGACACGCTGGACCGCGCGACGGCCACGTTCCTCAACGAGGACAAGTCGCCCAGCCGCAGGCTCGGTGGCATCGACAACCGCGGCAGCCACTTCTACCTGGCCCTGTACTGGGCCCAGGAGCTGGCGCAGCAGACCGCCGACGCCCAGCTCGCCGAGGCGTTCGCGCCGCTCGCCAAGACGCTGGCCGCGCAGGAGCAGACCATCGTCGACGAGCTGATCGCGGTCCAGGGCAAGCCGGTGGACATCGGTGGCTACTACCAGCCCGACCCGGCCAAGGCCTCGGCCGTCATGCGCCCGTCGGCGACGTTCAACCAGGCGATCGCGAGTCTCGCCTGATCCGATCCGGTGGACGGGGGAAGGGGCCGCACCTCTTCCCCCACCCCGCACCGTTTCCGACTGCTCCGCCCCGGCCGACACACCGTCGAGCCGGGGCGGAGCTGTTTCCAGGACCGGACCGGTGCTGTGGAGTTGTCCCGGACCCGCACTGAACACCCGCTTCGACAAGGCGAGTTGCCCGTCGTCCCGGCTCCTTTCGCGCGCCCCTGTGATTCGCCGGCCGGCCGATGAGTATGCACCGTCCGGGACATCCGGCCTGCCCGGGAGCGCGGACCGGCCCGTCCGGAGACGCCCTGACGGGTGAATGTCGCGCCACGGCGGGCGCAGGGCCACCCCAGGCGGCCACCCGGCTGGTTTGCTGCAACCGGAAACTCGCGCGACGCGTGGGGAGGGCCGTTCGGCCGACCCCGGTGGAGGCGGCACCCCGCCGGGTGCGCAGTCCACCCGCGGAAGACAATCGAAGGAGCGTCCCAGTGACGACGACGAGCACAACAGGGACGGCGGAGGACGACGAGTCGTACGCCAACGAGCTTCCGGTACACAGCAAGGAGCCGGGAAACGTCGTCATCAAGTGGATGACCACCACGGACCACAAGACGATCGGCTCGCTGTACCTGGTCACCTCGTTCGCGTTCTTCCTCATCGGCGGTCTGCTCGCGCTCGTCATGCGCGCCGAGCTGGCCCGTCCGGGCACACAGATCGTCTCGAACGAGCAGTTCAACCAGGCGTTCACGATGCACGGCACGATCATGCTGCTGATGTTCGCGACCCCGCTGTTCGCCGGATTCACCAACTGGATCATGCCGCTGCAGATCGGCGCGCCCGACGTGGCGTTCCCCCGGCTGAACATGTTCGCGTACTGGCTGTACCTCTTCGGCTCGGTCATCGCAGTGGCCGGTTTCCTCACCCCGGACGGAGCGGCCGACTTCGGCTGGTTCGCCTACTCGCCGCTCACCGACGCGGTCCACTCGCCGGGTATCGGCCCCGACATGTGGATCATGGGTCTGGCATTCTCCGGATTCGGCACGATCCTCGGGTCGGTCAACTTCATCACCACGATCATCTGCATGCGCGCACCCGGCATGACGATGTTCCGCATGCCGATCTTCGTCTGGAACGTCCTGCTGACCGCTGTCCTGGTCCTGCTGGCCTTCCCGGTGCTCGCCGCGGCGCTCCTGGTGCTGGAGGCGGACCGCAAGTTCGGTGCGCATGTATTCGAAGCGGCCAACGGCGGCGCGCTGCTCTGGCAGCACCTCTTCTGGTTCTTCGGTCATCCCGAGGTCTACATCATCGCGCTCCCGTTCTTCGGGATCGTCACCGAGATCATTCCGGTGTTCAGCCGGAAACCGGTCTTCGGCTACATCGGCCTGATCGGTGCGACGATCGCCATCGGGGGCCTGTCCGCGACCGTGTGGGCCCACCACATGTTCGTCACCGGCGCTGTGCTGCTGCCGTTCTTCTCGTTCATGTCATTCCTCATCGCGGTGCCGACGGGGGTGAAGTTCTTCAACTGGATCGGCACGATGTGGAAGGGCTCACTGTCCTTCGAGACACCGATGCTCTGGTCCATCGGCTTCCTCGTCACGTTCCTCTTCGGCGGTCTGACCGGTGTGATCCTGGCGTCGCCGCCGATGGACTTCCAGGTCTCGGACTCGTACTTCGTCGTGGCGCACTTCCACTACGTGGTCTTCGGCACCGTGGTCTTCGCGATGTTCGCCGGATTCCACTTCTGGTGGCCGAAGTTCACCGGCAAGATGCTGGACGAGCGGCTCGGAAAGATCACGTTCTGGACGCTGTTCGTGGGCTTCCACGGCACGTTCCTGGTGCAGCACTGGCTGGGCGTCGAAGGCATGCCACGCCGTTACGCGGACTACCTCGCGGCGGACGGCTTCACCGCGCTGAACACGATCTCGACGATCTCCTCGTTCCTGCTCGGCCTGTCGATGCTGCCGTTCCTGTACAACGTCTGGAAGACGGCCAAGTACGGCGAGAAGATCGAGGTCGACGACCCGTGGGGCTACGGCCGCTCGCTGGAGTGGGCGACCTCCTGCCCGCCGCCGCGGCACAACTTCCTCACGCTGCCGCGGATCCGTTCCGAGTCCCCGGCGTTCGACCTGCACCACCCGTCGGTACGCGAGATCGACGAGGCCGCCAACCGCGCCGACCACTCGGTGACGGTGGCCCCGGGGGACAGGCAGGCGTGAGCGGAGCGGCCGGCGGAGAGGAGGACCGGGTGGGCACCGACCCCGACAACGACAGCGCCCGCGGGCTGGCCCAGATGGAGGGCTATCTGCTGTGGAACGCCGAGATCGAGGAGGCGCGACGGGACGCTCGTCGATTCACCGACGAGCTGCCCTGGCTCACCACCACCCAGCGCGAGGACGTGGAACGCGTCTACGCGGCAGACCGTGCCGAGGCCTCGCGGAGGATGCTCGTCCGCGTCTCCGCCCGTGCCACCGAACTGCGAGGCGAATACAGCCGGCGGTACCGTCGGCTCAGGGCGCGCTGTGTCACGGCCGTCGTGGTCTGCGTGAGCACGGCCGGCGGCGCCTGCACCGTGGTGACGTACCTGGCCAGGTGAGCACCGGTCGTCCGTTCTGCCGCCCCAGCAGGCGAAGTCGCACCCGTCTCGTAAGGATGAGGGGGACGGGCGCGTGTGACAGGGCAGGCGAACGGACGACCGTGCAGACCCCGAGAAGGGACGAACACTGTGGCACGACCCAGGATTCTCGTTACCGGAGCCGGTTTCGCCGGGGTCGAGTGCGTACGCCGTCTGGAACGCCGGCTCCGTCCCGGTGAAGCGGACATCGCACTCGTGGCACCGTTCTCGTACCAGCTCTATCTGCCCTTGCTGCCTCAAGTGGCCTCGGGTGTCCTCACCCCGCAGTCGGTCGCGGTGTCCTTGCGCCGCAGCAGCCGGCACCGCACCCGGATCGTTCCCGGCGGGGCCATCGGAGTGGACCCCATGGCGAAGATCTGCGTCATCCGCAAGATCACCGACGAGGTGGTCAACGAGCCGTACGACTACATCGTGCTCAGCCCCGGCAGCATCACCCGCACCTTCGACATCCCCGGGCTGCTCGATAACGCCCGGGGCATGAAGACCCTGGCCGAGGCCGCCTACGTACGCGATCACGTGATTGCCCAGCTCGATCTCGCGGACGCCAGTCACGACGAGCAGGAGCGGGCCTCGCGGCTGCAGTTCGTGGTGGTCGGCGGCGGGTACGCGGGCACCGAAACCGCGGCCTGTCTGCAGCGGCTCACCACCAACGCGGTGCGCCACTACCCCCGGCTCGACCCGAAGCTGATCAAGTGGCATCTGATCGACATCGCCCCCAAGCTCATGCCGGAACTGGGCGACAAGCTCGGGAAGAGCGCCCTGAAGGTGCTGCGCGATCGCGGGATCGAGGTGTCCCTGGGCGTTTCGATCGCCGAGGCCGCCCCCGACAAGGTGACCTTCACGGACGGCCGGGTGCTGCCCTGCCGCACGCTGATCTGGACGGCCGGCGTTGCCGCCAGCCCGCTGGTCGCCACCTTCGACGCGGAGACGGTACGCGGCCGTCTTGCGGTGACCCCCGAACTGTCCCTGCCCGGCCACGACGGCATCTTCGCCGTCGGTGACGCGGCTGCCGTGCCCGACCTGGCCAAGGGCGACGGCGCGGTCTGCCCGCCCACCGCGCAGCACGCCATGCGCCAGGGCCGCAGGCTCGCCGACAACCTCTTGGCCACCCTCCGCAACCAGCCCCTCAGGCCGTACGTCCACAAGGACCTCGGGCTCGTCGTGGACCTCGGTGGCAAGGATGCCGTCTCCAAGCCGCTCGGCATCGAGATGCACGGCGTCAGCGCACAGGCCGTCGCCCGCGGCTACCACTGGTCGGCGCTGCGCACCAACGTCGCCAAGGCGAGGGTCATGACGAACTGGCTGATCAACGCCGCCGCGGGCGACGACTTCGTCCGCACCGGATTCCAGTCCCGCAAGTCCGCAACGCTGCGCGACTTCGAGTACACGGACGGATACCTCACCCCTGAGCAGGTCCGCGAGCACACCGCCTCGCTGAGCACCCGGATGTGACCCGCGGCTGTGGAGGGGCCCGGCCGGGCCCCTCCACGTCAGTTCGGCTGTGCCCCTGGTGGCCGACGGTGAGTCCGGGATCCCGCTGCGCCGCCGGGTCCAGGACCCGGGCGACGGCCTTCAGCAGGTCCGCGTCCAGCCGCACACAGGCGGCCACGGCGTTCTCCGTCACCTGACCACCTCGTCCTCGATGACCCGCCACCGTGCCGAGTGCTGCGGCTGGTTGGCGATCAACGGCACCCGCGGTTCGCGGGCCGACGCGTGTCCGGCGCGGAGCCGGCCGGCCACTCCGAGACTCCGATGGAGAGCGCCTTGCCGGAGCGCACCACATCGGCGCACGCTTCCCGCTGATCGGCAGACCGCTGCGGCCGAGTCGGCGGAATTCCATGTGCCTGCTCTCCCTCTGCTGGTACGTACCGTTGCAGGGCGGGACGTGTGACCGGCGATCAGACGGCCGGAACCGTGTTGCGGATCAGCCGGAGGAAGGCGGCGTTGTCCGGGGTGTGCCGGATCCGGTCCAGCAGTGTTTCGAGCGAGGTCTGCGCGTCCCTCGAGTGCAGGGCGCGCCGCAGGCCGCGTACGGCGGTCAGTTCGTCGGCCGGTACGAGGAGTTCGTCGCGGCGGGTACCGGAGCCCGCGATGTTCACGGCCGGGTGGATCCGCTTCTCGGCCAGGGTGCGGTCGAGCCGCAGTTCCATGTTGCCGGTCCCCTTCAGCTCCTCGAAGAAGTACTCGTCGGCGCGGGAGCCGGTGTCCACGAGAGCCGTGGCCAGAATGGTCAGGGAGCCGCCCTCCTCGGTGAGCCGCGCGGCCCCGAAGAGGCGCTTGGGCCCGAGCAGCGCCGCCGCGTCGACACCGCCGCTGAGGGTGCGGCCGCCGGCCGAGGCCGCGTTGTTGTGGGCGCGGCACAGCCGGGTGAGGGAGTCCAGCAGGATGACGACGTCCCGGCCCTGCTCGACCAGCCGCTTGGCACGTTCGAGCGCGAGTTCCGCGAGTGCGATGTGCTCCTTGGCGGGCCGGTCGAAGGTCGAGGCGTAGACCTCGCCACGCACCGAGCGCCGCATGTCGGTGACCTCCTCGGGGCGCTCGTCGAGCAGCACCACCATCAGGTGGCACTCGGGGTGGTTCTCGGCGACCGAGGCCGCGATCTGCTGGAGCAGGACCGTCTTGCCGGTTCTGGGCGGGGCCACGATGAGCCCGCGCTGTCCCCTGCCGATCGGGGCGACGAGGTCGACGATGCGCGTCGAGGGGCTGCCCGAGGGCGTTTCCAGGCGCAGCTGCTGCCGGGGGTGGAGCGGGGTGAGGTCACGGAAGTGAGGCCGGGCCCGAAGTGCTTGCGGGGGAAGGCCGTTGACGCGCTCGACGGTGCTCAGGGCGCGGGGCCGGTCGCAGGTTCCCTCGACCGCGTCGCCCTTGCGCAGGCCGTGCCGGCGGATGAGCGTGGCGGGGACCTGGACGTCGCGGGGTGTGGAGTGGCCGTCGGCGGGGCGCAGCGTGCCGTGCCCCTGGTGCGTGATGTCGAGGAGACCGGCCGCGGTTGTGGGTGCGGCGGGCCTGGTGGTGACGGGGTGTTCGAGTGTGGTGGTCATGCGGGGTGGTCCTTTCGCGGACATGCGAATGAAGGGGCCCGGCAGAAACGGGGGCGGAGATCTCACGCCCCGGACGGCGGGCAGGAAAGCCCGGTGGGAGAGCCCGTACCGGACTGAGGAAAGAATTACGGTGAAGCTGGATCGCCGCTCTGAACGAACGAGCGCATCAGCCTGATGAAAAATGATCCGGCACCGGCGCCTGAATCTCTGGGCGTACACGAGTACCAATGGCAATGTACCACGACTGCTGGGGGTGGCCGCCGGATGCGCACGCGGATGTCGCGGTCGGGCGTGGCGCGCACAGCGGGGGACGTACTCACGCTTCGGGGTCAGTGCTCCGGAGCCCTTGGCCGGCTCCGGAGCACGGACGCGTGGTCAGGCCGTCGGCCCCGTCTCCCGGAACGTCTCCAGGATCTGCTCGGCGGCCAGCGTGGCCGGCAGGGTGCCTTCTCGTACCCGCAGTTCGAGTTCCGGTGCGAGCGCGCGCACCCCGGGGTGCGCGCGCAGACTGTCCAGCAGCTCGTCGCGCACCATCGTCCAGGTCCAGTCGACCTGCTGCTCGCGTCGTTTGGCCGCCAGCCGACCGGTCGATCCGAGTAGCGTCCGGTGCTGTTCCAGCCGTTCCCACAGGCTGTCGAGGCCGCTCCCCTCGCGGGCGCTGCACGTCAGCACCGGTGGGGTCCAGGCCGTGTCCGCCGGGTGCATCAGCCGCAGTGCGCCCGCCAGTTCGCGCGCGGCGGCGCGGGCGTCGCGCTCGTGCGGCCCGTCGGCCTTGTTGACGGCGATGGCGTCGGCCAGCTCCAGCACGCCCTTCTTGATGCCCTGCAGCTGGTCGCCGGTGCGGGCCAGCGTCAGCAGCAGAAACGTGTCGACCATATTGGCGACCGCCGTCTCCGACTGGCCGACCCCGACCGTCTCCACCAGCACCACGCCGTACCCCGCCGCCTCCATCACCACGATGGACTCCCGGGTCGCCTTCGCCACCCCGCCCAGCGTGCCGGCCGTGGGGGAGGGGCGGACGAACGCCGCCGGGTCCACCGCGAGCCGCTCCATCCTGGTCTTGTCGCCCAGGATGGAGCCGCCGGTACGGCTGGAGGACGGATCGACGGCCAGCACCGCGACCCGGTGCCCGAGCCCGGTGAGCATCGTGCCGAGGGCGTCGATGAACGTGGACTTGCCGACCCCGGGCACACCACTGATACCGATGCGGCGGGCGTTGCCGGAGTACGGCAGCAGCTCGCGCAGCAGCTGCTGGGCCGGCGCCCGGTGGTCGGGCCGGGTGGACTCGACGAGCGTGATGGCGCGCGCGATGTGCGCCCGCCTCCCGTCGAGTACCCCCTTCACATAACTGTCGAGATCGATCTTCGCAGCCATGGGTTCAGCGGCTCACAGCTCGTGGCCGAGTGAGGCTCCGAGCCGCGTCACCAGGTCGTGGGCCGCGTCCGGGATCACCGTCCCGGGCGGGAACACGGCCGCCGCCCCCGCCTCGTGCAGCGCCTCGATGTCCTGCGGCGGAATCACCCCGCCCACCACGATCATGATGTCCTCACGGCCCTCGGCCGCTAGTTCCTCGCGAAGCGCCGGTACGAGGGTGAGGTGGCCGGCGGCCAGGGACGAGACGCCCACGATGTGCACGTCGGCCTCGACCGCCTGCCGGGCGACCTCGCCCGGCGTCTGGAACAGCGGGCCGACATCCACGTCGAAGCCCAGGTCGGCGAAGGCGGTCGCGATCACCTTCTGCCCGCGGTCGTGCCCGTCCTGGCCCATCTTGGCGACCAGGATGCGCGGGCGCCGCCCCTCCGCCTCCTCGAACGCGTCGACCAGCGCGCGGGTGCGG
This window contains:
- a CDS encoding NADP-dependent isocitrate dehydrogenase; protein product: MTDSTIIYTHTDEAPALATYSFLPVIEAYASKAGVTVESRDISLAGRIIASFPDHLQENQRIEDALAELGALATTPGANIIKLPNVSASIPQLKAAIAELQAQGYALPDYPDDPKSDAEKDTRARYDKIKGSAVNPVLREGNSDRRAPASVKNYAKAHPHRMGAWTADSKTNVATMGADDFRSTEKSAVIADAGSLRIELIGDDGTTTVLRESVPVLAGEVVDAAVMRVAALREFFTEQVARAKAEGVLFSVHLKATMMKVSDPIIFGHVVRAFFPNTFAKYGEALIAAGLSPNDGLGGILKGLDAVPDIGAEIKASFEAELAEGPALAMVDSDKGITNLHVPSDVIVDASMPAMIRTSGHMWGPDGEEADTLAVLPDSSYSGVYQVVIDDCRANGAYDPATMGSVSNVGLMAQKAEEYGSHDKTFEIPTTGTVRVVDGNGDAVLEQVVGAGDIFRMCQAKDLPIQDWVKLAVTRARATGNPAVFWLDEDRAHDAKLIEKVKTYLADHDTDGLRIEIMSPVKATAFSLERIRRGEDTISVTGNVLRDYLTDLFPILELGTSAKMLSIVPLMNGGGLFETGAGGSAPKHVQQLVKENYLRWDSLGEFLALAVSFEHLAQTTDNAGAQVLADTLDRATATFLNEDKSPSRRLGGIDNRGSHFYLALYWAQELAQQTADAQLAEAFAPLAKTLAAQEQTIVDELIAVQGKPVDIGGYYQPDPAKASAVMRPSATFNQAIASLA
- a CDS encoding NAD(P)/FAD-dependent oxidoreductase produces the protein MARPRILVTGAGFAGVECVRRLERRLRPGEADIALVAPFSYQLYLPLLPQVASGVLTPQSVAVSLRRSSRHRTRIVPGGAIGVDPMAKICVIRKITDEVVNEPYDYIVLSPGSITRTFDIPGLLDNARGMKTLAEAAYVRDHVIAQLDLADASHDEQERASRLQFVVVGGGYAGTETAACLQRLTTNAVRHYPRLDPKLIKWHLIDIAPKLMPELGDKLGKSALKVLRDRGIEVSLGVSIAEAAPDKVTFTDGRVLPCRTLIWTAGVAASPLVATFDAETVRGRLAVTPELSLPGHDGIFAVGDAAAVPDLAKGDGAVCPPTAQHAMRQGRRLADNLLATLRNQPLRPYVHKDLGLVVDLGGKDAVSKPLGIEMHGVSAQAVARGYHWSALRTNVAKARVMTNWLINAAAGDDFVRTGFQSRKSATLRDFEYTDGYLTPEQVREHTASLSTRM
- the meaB gene encoding methylmalonyl Co-A mutase-associated GTPase MeaB, which gives rise to MAAKIDLDSYVKGVLDGRRAHIARAITLVESTRPDHRAPAQQLLRELLPYSGNARRIGISGVPGVGKSTFIDALGTMLTGLGHRVAVLAVDPSSSRTGGSILGDKTRMERLAVDPAAFVRPSPTAGTLGGVAKATRESIVVMEAAGYGVVLVETVGVGQSETAVANMVDTFLLLTLARTGDQLQGIKKGVLELADAIAVNKADGPHERDARAAARELAGALRLMHPADTAWTPPVLTCSAREGSGLDSLWERLEQHRTLLGSTGRLAAKRREQQVDWTWTMVRDELLDSLRAHPGVRALAPELELRVREGTLPATLAAEQILETFRETGPTA
- the ctaD gene encoding cytochrome c oxidase subunit I — its product is MTTTSTTGTAEDDESYANELPVHSKEPGNVVIKWMTTTDHKTIGSLYLVTSFAFFLIGGLLALVMRAELARPGTQIVSNEQFNQAFTMHGTIMLLMFATPLFAGFTNWIMPLQIGAPDVAFPRLNMFAYWLYLFGSVIAVAGFLTPDGAADFGWFAYSPLTDAVHSPGIGPDMWIMGLAFSGFGTILGSVNFITTIICMRAPGMTMFRMPIFVWNVLLTAVLVLLAFPVLAAALLVLEADRKFGAHVFEAANGGALLWQHLFWFFGHPEVYIIALPFFGIVTEIIPVFSRKPVFGYIGLIGATIAIGGLSATVWAHHMFVTGAVLLPFFSFMSFLIAVPTGVKFFNWIGTMWKGSLSFETPMLWSIGFLVTFLFGGLTGVILASPPMDFQVSDSYFVVAHFHYVVFGTVVFAMFAGFHFWWPKFTGKMLDERLGKITFWTLFVGFHGTFLVQHWLGVEGMPRRYADYLAADGFTALNTISTISSFLLGLSMLPFLYNVWKTAKYGEKIEVDDPWGYGRSLEWATSCPPPRHNFLTLPRIRSESPAFDLHHPSVREIDEAANRADHSVTVAPGDRQA
- the rho gene encoding transcription termination factor Rho; translated protein: MSAKGPPRMTTTLEHPVTTRPAAPTTAAGLLDITHQGHGTLRPADGHSTPRDVQVPATLIRRHGLRKGDAVEGTCDRPRALSTVERVNGLPPQALRARPHFRDLTPLHPRQQLRLETPSGSPSTRIVDLVAPIGRGQRGLIVAPPRTGKTVLLQQIAASVAENHPECHLMVVLLDERPEEVTDMRRSVRGEVYASTFDRPAKEHIALAELALERAKRLVEQGRDVVILLDSLTRLCRAHNNAASAGGRTLSGGVDAAALLGPKRLFGAARLTEEGGSLTILATALVDTGSRADEYFFEELKGTGNMELRLDRTLAEKRIHPAVNIAGSGTRRDELLVPADELTAVRGLRRALHSRDAQTSLETLLDRIRHTPDNAAFLRLIRNTVPAV